The Alnus glutinosa chromosome 7, dhAlnGlut1.1, whole genome shotgun sequence genome includes a region encoding these proteins:
- the LOC133873283 gene encoding uncharacterized protein LOC133873283, whose protein sequence is MDGSSLVNPGESGAEGLIRDHKGNLIVAFSEYCGIGSNNKAELLGVLIGLRKYKAMGLRNIVVELDSSLIVTWFEKGSCRVWYLEDFWEEIFLLISGLNTRFNRVFREGNQAADWLSKHSSAGITYEYNSNNIPKELKGILRVDNCGLPCLRMK, encoded by the coding sequence ATGGATGGTAGTAGTTTGGTGAATCCGGGGGAATCAGGTGCGGAGGGGCTGATTAGAGACCATAAAGGTAATCTGATCGTTGCATTTTCGGAGTATTGTGGTATTGGTTCTAATAATAAAGCTGAATTATTGGGGGTTCTAATTGGTTTGCGAAAATACAAGGCGATGGGTTTACGTAATATTGTTGTTGAACTTGACTCATCCCTGATTGTGACTTGGTTCGAGAAAGGTAGTTGTCgggtttggtacttggaggatttttgggagGAAATTTTCCTTCTCATCAGTGGCCTGAATACTCGGTTTAACCGTGTTTTTAGAGAGGGTAACCAAGCTGCGGACTGGCTCAGTAAACATAGTAGTGCGGGGATTACGTATGAATataattcgaataatattcctaAGGAACTTAAAGGGATATTACGGGTAGATAACTGTGGTTTACCTTGTTTAAGAATGAAGTAA